ATGAGAGAGGCTCCACCAGGAGGCATAGCTTCGGCGAATGGGTCCACTGGGAGGCAGTGCTTCGGGAAGAGACTCGACCTTGGAGGCAGTGCTTCGGTGAGTAGGTGAATGGATTAGCTGGAGGTGCACCCCCATCTGTAAGGACACTACTGGGCGGACACTACTCGTTCACCAGCTGCGCGGGTCCCGGCTCATCGTAGGGCGCTCCATTCGCACCCACGTACTGATTGTTGTTCCTGTGGACGAAGCCTCGTCCCGGCGAGGCATTGTAGTAGACCACGCGACGGATGCCGAAGGGATCAACGTAGCCGAAGCTGCCGGCTCGCTTCCCATCCGCCGCGCTCGTCTCCTCCTCGTGGTACTGCTTCGGGAGGACATAGCGGAATCCGTTCCTGGTGACGCCCACACCATCGTATCCCGCGGCACTGAGCTCGTCCAAGTGATTGCTCTGCACCGGACGCAGGCGGCGGCGGTAGGCTCGGGATGGGAGCGGTGGCAGTAGTGCAGCCTCCAGGGAATTAACCTCCAGCGGAGAATTGGGCGAGTAGTATCCATACCCACTGTTGGAGGATGAGGGTGCATACCCACTCGTGGATAGCGTGGGTGAGGGCGCATAATTATACCCAGAGGCAACAGAAGGTGGGGCAACAGAAGGCGGTGCAGCAAAAGGCGCTGGAGCGGAAAATCCATAGGAGTCCCCTGCAGCAATGGGCGATGGAGTGCTCGCCACAATCCCAATGGCAGTGGGACGCGGACGCAGGCGGCGTCTATGCGGTGATCCCAAGGGTGGCAGCATTGAGAGTAGAGGCGGCTGGGGAGTCGTGGAGCTGATCACCGATCCGAATCGTCCGTGGCCAAAGTCCCGATCCGCCTCTGCATCATACACGTTTATGGCATTGAGGCCATTGTCCACGGGCTCTGAATTTGGCTGAATGTGCACCAGGGGCGAGTGCTGACCGGACAATAGCTGGCCCCTTGCCCGAGGCAGCTCGTCTGGATAGTGATCGAATCCCAGCTGGGACTGCGGCTGGATCTTGGCCGCCTCTTCTGGCGGCAAATAGTTCAGCTTTCCCACTCCTGAATCCACCAGCGGATCCAAGTCAAGCTGCAAATCCCGAGGAGGTGATTGAGTGGTAGTCGAAGTGGTGGAACTAACGTAGCCATAGGCGGGCCTTTGGTAGCCGCCAAATGTGTTTCtcgaaccagaaccagaaccagaagaaCCACCATCGACCAGAATGCCCGATTGCGCAGGCGCTGACTTGGTGGATTTGATGGCATCCTGTGGGGCAAACGAATCGTGAGAGGGGTTAAGGGGAGAGCGGGAGCATAGACCTACCTCAATGGGACGTCCCTGGCCCACATAGATGGTCTTGGACTTGAGGATCCT
The sequence above is a segment of the Drosophila pseudoobscura strain MV-25-SWS-2005 chromosome X, UCI_Dpse_MV25, whole genome shotgun sequence genome. Coding sequences within it:
- the LOC4813027 gene encoding uncharacterized protein yields the protein MKICLLLAFVALAAFTSGIGASQSPSSSQYHIQTDEGPERYFRFQTDNGQFRKEKRLQDGTVIGTEAWIDAAGYLRQKDYIADKQGYRILKSKTIYVGQGRPIEDAIKSTKSAPAQSGILVDGGSSGSGSGSRNTFGGYQRPAYGYVSSTTSTTTQSPPRDLQLDLDPLVDSGVGKLNYLPPEEAAKIQPQSQLGFDHYPDELPRARGQLLSGQHSPLVHIQPNSEPVDNGLNAINVYDAEADRDFGHGRFGSVISSTTPQPPLLSMLPPLGSPHRRRLRPRPTAIGIVASTPSPIAAGDSYGFSAPAPFAAPPSVAPPSVASGYNYAPSPTLSTSGYAPSSSNSGYGYYSPNSPLEVNSLEAALLPPLPSRAYRRRLRPVQSNHLDELSAAGYDGVGVTRNGFRYVLPKQYHEEETSAADGKRAGSFGYVDPFGIRRVVYYNASPGRGFVHRNNNQYVGANGAPYDEPGPAQLVNE